In the Pseudanabaena sp. PCC 7367 genome, one interval contains:
- a CDS encoding ABC transporter permease: MLNSYRLRSTIVAILLPIMAVLVAIVIFGGFVAIAGAEAIGLNCGNNTSPLVINLPLTQCQLTGVFAAIYRAAFGSWSAWQNTLLRSAPLMLTALCTALPARIGLIIIGNEGALIIGGIAALIVGLALEQAAPLVAQIGMAAAGIGAGGVWIALVGLWRHYRGVNETISSLLLNYIAIALLNYLVEGPMRDPASLNRPASLPIAAHIALADIANSRIHLGLVYGLVACAIAYVLIQHTTFGFAVRSVGGNERTARLIGLPVGRLTIIICFLAGSCAGLAGMVEVAAVHGRISQALNANYGYSGILVAFVARHNPLAAIVVSTLLGGIIASGGILQRAHDLPNATVLVFQGIMFLCVLASETFYDRLLGTMQPDSLDQLAEHESGATPQG, encoded by the coding sequence ATGCTCAATTCCTATCGCCTGAGATCCACAATTGTTGCGATCCTGCTGCCGATTATGGCTGTGTTGGTGGCAATAGTTATATTCGGCGGATTCGTTGCGATCGCTGGGGCTGAGGCGATCGGCCTTAATTGTGGCAATAATACTAGTCCACTGGTAATTAATCTGCCCTTGACTCAATGCCAGCTTACGGGTGTGTTTGCTGCCATCTATCGGGCTGCGTTTGGTAGTTGGAGCGCCTGGCAGAATACCCTGCTGCGATCGGCGCCGTTGATGTTGACCGCTCTTTGTACGGCGCTACCGGCCAGAATTGGCTTAATTATTATTGGTAATGAAGGCGCTTTAATCATTGGTGGCATTGCCGCTTTGATTGTTGGTTTGGCACTAGAACAAGCAGCCCCGCTAGTGGCGCAAATTGGCATGGCTGCGGCTGGGATTGGGGCTGGTGGAGTTTGGATTGCCCTGGTTGGGCTCTGGCGGCACTATCGCGGTGTGAATGAAACGATTAGCTCACTGCTGCTCAATTATATTGCGATCGCCCTGCTTAATTATTTGGTCGAAGGGCCAATGCGCGATCCGGCCTCCCTCAATCGCCCCGCCAGCCTACCGATCGCTGCTCATATTGCCCTGGCTGACATTGCCAATAGCCGTATTCATCTTGGGCTGGTCTATGGGTTGGTGGCCTGCGCGATCGCCTATGTTTTAATTCAGCATACGACCTTTGGCTTTGCGGTGCGCAGTGTGGGCGGCAACGAGCGAACCGCGCGATTGATCGGCTTACCTGTGGGCAGGCTCACCATAATTATTTGTTTTCTGGCTGGTTCCTGTGCAGGGTTGGCGGGAATGGTGGAGGTTGCGGCGGTGCATGGCCGAATTTCGCAAGCGCTCAATGCTAATTATGGCTACAGCGGCATTCTGGTGGCATTTGTAGCTCGTCATAATCCCCTGGCTGCGATCGTGGTTTCGACCTTGCTGGGCGGCATCATCGCCAGTGGTGGGATCTTGCAGCGAGCCCATGACTTACCCAATGCAACGGTTTTAGTATTCCAGGGCATTATGTTTCTATGTGTGCTGGCCAGCGAGACTTTTTACGATCGCCTCCTGGGCACAATGCAACCTGATTCATTAGATCAATTGGCGGAGCATGAGAGCGGAGCAACGCCCCAGGGTTGA
- a CDS encoding sensor histidine kinase, with protein MTNLNAESEHHQSDSKTKLNWFDRLSISKKISLGYFAALGVAVLGNLGGVLVGNAYQSGAQNYRTHAAEEAKLIFGFRNAFSDLPGHETHLFAALGSPNEYEEEYTEYQATIVFIEDTWQQLQDLYAKEGSDELHSQDEDIQALGNVVSKYDRTGGAYLADTKELLAQIPPERVLQEDLADMEAQLVEFNRNISIKDLRDFNRLLDTLIAKVEVHEQQAVSALAVAENTRGLIIFGSMLISIVIAIVIAVLTSRAIVRPLQATNKVAKQVIKESDFDLRAPITTGGEVAELTTTLNELIARVKRLLEEQKAATAEQLLQSEKMSSLGRMLAGVAHEINNPVNFIYGNLAHANNYTQDLFDLIDTYQAETTSPSPVVEEKLEEVDLDFLAEDLPKLLESMKIGADRARKIVLSLKNFSRIDESQAHPVDIHDAIDSTLLILNNRIKNQVEIKRNYGDIPAIEAFSGSLFQVVMNILSNALDAVQEKAENEGKITITTERKDRNWVQIRIADNGVGIAPEHLTKIFETFFTTKPMGVGTGLGLSISHQMITEKHHGTLTCTSELGVGTEFTIALPIKQADLPFPTSDKSTQSEQINVSV; from the coding sequence ATGACAAATTTAAACGCCGAATCTGAGCACCATCAATCAGACTCCAAAACCAAGCTTAATTGGTTCGATCGCCTTAGTATTAGCAAAAAAATCAGCCTTGGTTATTTTGCGGCTCTGGGTGTAGCCGTACTTGGTAATTTGGGTGGGGTTTTAGTTGGTAATGCTTATCAAAGTGGTGCTCAAAATTATCGAACCCATGCTGCGGAAGAAGCCAAGCTCATCTTTGGCTTTAGAAATGCTTTCTCAGACCTACCTGGCCACGAAACCCATTTGTTTGCAGCATTGGGGAGCCCGAATGAATATGAAGAGGAATATACAGAATATCAAGCAACCATTGTCTTTATTGAGGATACGTGGCAGCAACTCCAGGATTTATATGCCAAAGAGGGTTCAGATGAGTTGCATAGCCAGGATGAAGATATCCAAGCGCTAGGTAATGTGGTTTCCAAATACGATCGCACGGGAGGAGCCTATCTGGCTGACACAAAAGAATTACTAGCGCAAATCCCCCCTGAACGAGTCCTGCAGGAAGACTTAGCAGACATGGAAGCACAGCTAGTTGAGTTTAATCGGAATATTTCAATTAAAGACTTAAGGGATTTCAATCGACTGCTCGACACCCTCATTGCCAAGGTTGAAGTTCATGAGCAGCAAGCTGTATCTGCCCTGGCAGTTGCTGAGAATACCAGAGGCCTGATTATTTTTGGCAGTATGCTCATTTCGATCGTAATTGCCATCGTCATCGCAGTCCTAACCAGTCGCGCGATCGTGCGTCCGCTTCAAGCTACCAACAAGGTTGCCAAACAGGTGATCAAAGAATCTGACTTCGATTTGCGAGCGCCAATTACTACCGGTGGTGAAGTCGCGGAGCTGACCACTACCCTCAATGAATTGATCGCCAGGGTAAAACGGCTGCTGGAAGAACAAAAAGCAGCAACGGCAGAGCAACTATTGCAAAGCGAAAAAATGTCTAGTTTGGGCAGAATGTTGGCGGGCGTTGCCCATGAAATTAATAACCCAGTTAATTTTATTTATGGCAATCTTGCCCATGCCAATAACTATACCCAGGACTTGTTTGATCTAATTGATACATATCAAGCTGAAACTACTAGCCCTTCGCCAGTGGTTGAAGAAAAGCTCGAAGAAGTGGATCTCGATTTCCTGGCTGAAGACTTGCCTAAGTTATTAGAATCAATGAAAATCGGTGCCGATCGCGCCCGCAAAATTGTCTTGAGCCTCAAGAATTTCTCCCGCATTGATGAATCTCAAGCGCATCCAGTTGACATCCATGATGCGATCGATAGCACCCTCTTAATCCTCAACAACCGGATCAAGAACCAAGTAGAGATCAAACGCAACTACGGTGATATTCCCGCGATCGAAGCCTTCTCTGGTTCATTGTTCCAGGTGGTTATGAACATCCTTAGCAATGCCCTGGATGCGGTGCAAGAGAAAGCCGAGAATGAAGGGAAAATCACAATCACAACTGAACGGAAAGATCGTAATTGGGTGCAGATTCGGATCGCCGACAATGGCGTTGGCATTGCACCAGAGCACTTAACTAAAATATTTGAAACTTTCTTCACCACCAAACCAATGGGCGTTGGTACTGGCTTAGGCTTATCAATCTCTCATCAAATGATTACCGAAAAACACCACGGCACTCTAACCTGCACCTCTGAGTTGGGAGTGGGCACAGAATTTACAATCGCCTTACCAATTAAACAAGCTGATTTACCTTTTCCCACTTCTGATAAATCCACTCAATCTGAACAGATTAATGTTTCAGTATAA
- a CDS encoding ABC transporter permease: MESTAIGWWGVPLAIVAGILRGSAPFLLVSLGECLTEKSGKINLGLEGTLIMGAMSAYGVSYLSSEAIANWQMAWLMPVAPWLGVIVAAIAGAMLGLIHGLLVIQPRINDVAVGIAMIIFGSGLAFFLGKPFIQPAAPQLPTLQLGSWSDLPVVQAALQISPLFLAGILLAVGMQWWFGSTRSGLIVRAVGDRPDAARAMGISVKTVRLVCIVVGSSLAGIGGACLSLYYPGLWTEQISNGQGLMAVALVIFARWQPLNCLYAALLFGGAQAIGPALQAVGIKSLYYLFNATPYILTLLIMIFTSSANRTLNGAPGALGIIDPPAS, translated from the coding sequence ATTGAGTCAACGGCGATCGGTTGGTGGGGAGTGCCTCTGGCCATAGTGGCGGGGATTCTACGCGGCAGTGCGCCATTTTTGTTGGTGAGCCTGGGCGAATGCCTGACCGAAAAGAGTGGCAAAATTAATCTGGGTCTAGAAGGCACTTTGATTATGGGGGCAATGAGTGCCTATGGGGTTTCTTATCTGAGTAGTGAGGCGATCGCAAATTGGCAGATGGCATGGTTGATGCCAGTCGCGCCCTGGTTGGGGGTAATCGTTGCGGCGATCGCTGGGGCAATGTTGGGCTTAATTCATGGCTTGCTGGTAATTCAACCTCGCATAAATGATGTGGCAGTGGGGATCGCCATGATCATTTTTGGTAGTGGTCTAGCCTTTTTCCTGGGTAAGCCGTTCATTCAACCCGCTGCCCCCCAATTACCAACCCTACAATTGGGCAGTTGGAGCGATCTGCCCGTAGTGCAAGCAGCGTTGCAAATTAGTCCCCTGTTTCTGGCTGGCATCCTGCTGGCGGTGGGGATGCAATGGTGGTTTGGTTCCACCCGATCGGGCTTGATTGTCAGAGCAGTGGGCGATCGGCCTGATGCGGCCAGGGCAATGGGTATTTCCGTTAAAACGGTGCGGCTAGTTTGTATTGTGGTTGGCAGCAGCTTGGCGGGAATTGGTGGCGCTTGTTTGTCGCTTTATTATCCTGGGCTTTGGACAGAGCAAATTTCCAATGGCCAGGGCTTGATGGCAGTGGCACTGGTGATTTTTGCGCGTTGGCAACCGCTCAATTGTTTGTATGCGGCGCTGTTATTTGGTGGTGCCCAGGCGATCGGCCCAGCTCTACAGGCAGTGGGAATTAAATCTTTGTATTATTTGTTTAATGCTACACCATACATCCTAACGCTGCTGATTATGATATTTACCAGTTCGGCTAATCGCACTCTGAATGGTGCGCCTGGGGCATTGGGCATAATCGATCCGCCTGCCTCTTAG